The window GCTGTTGGCATTTTGTACCGAACCGGTCGCAATGTCCTGAATGCTTTGGGCCACCGAGTCTACCGACTTGATTTGCTCATCTACCGTAGCGCTCAGTTGCTGGCTGGAAGAGGCTAGCAAAGAGCTGCTGGTTTGAATTCTTTGAGTAAATTCCTTTAAGGTATGGCGCATTTTTATAATAACCAGTCCCATGTCGCCAATTTCATCATTGCGGGTTGGCTGTAAGTCGGGTTGGGTAAGATCCAACTCACCAATTTGAGCCAGCGACTGGCTGACATTTTTGAGCCGTCCCGCCAGGTTCCGTCCATACCAGCTAACTAAAGCAACCGCAAGCAGCAAAATACAGAGACTGCCAACGACCAGCTTAACCATCATACCTTGGTTACCGCTGATCATGCCCTGCCCCTTGTCATTAAGATATTTCTCCTGAATAGTCGACACAACGATAAATTGATCATCAATTTGCTTTACCAAATTCCGCCCCTCAGTTGTATACTGAGTCAGTAACGGATCATTGGCTTTTTTGGCAGCAATCACTTTGTCACCTATAGCCACATAGGCTTCAACTAAATTCTTAAGCTTACCGCCTTCTTCCTTGCTGTCATTCATGGTAGAATCCTGGTTATATCTTTCAACAGCTTCCAAGCTCTTTTTCAGATTGTTGCGATACCCTTGCTCATAGGTAGCACTCCCGTCAGGATAAAATAAAAAACCGCGCATATCCAGCAAGGCTCTGGTAAAGTCGGTATGTGCGTCCTTTAAAGTTATTGCCCGGGTAACGGTATGGTTAATGATACTCTCTGCGGTGCTGTTATTATCGGCTAATTGATACAATGACATCCCCACTAACGATGTCAATAAAACAATAGTTATACTGAACATGATTCCCAACTGGAGGCCCATAGGCAACCTCCTCATTCTCATACCTGTCACTCCTCCTTTTGTAAAATATCCTAAGTAATAATCCTTCAATAAAATTCTTTTAAAAACTCGGATT is drawn from Propionispora hippei DSM 15287 and contains these coding sequences:
- a CDS encoding methyl-accepting chemotaxis protein — encoded protein: MRMRRLPMGLQLGIMFSITIVLLTSLVGMSLYQLADNNSTAESIINHTVTRAITLKDAHTDFTRALLDMRGFLFYPDGSATYEQGYRNNLKKSLEAVERYNQDSTMNDSKEEGGKLKNLVEAYVAIGDKVIAAKKANDPLLTQYTTEGRNLVKQIDDQFIVVSTIQEKYLNDKGQGMISGNQGMMVKLVVGSLCILLLAVALVSWYGRNLAGRLKNVSQSLAQIGELDLTQPDLQPTRNDEIGDMGLVIIKMRHTLKEFTQRIQTSSSLLASSSQQLSATVDEQIKSVDSVAQSIQDIATGSVQNANSINDISATLEQISAGAEQVSAGAGELDYNTQTAVAEAEAGMKLLQEVVSQNETVSQAMADIDSVTASLAQGSNDIKGIVALINGIAGQTNLLALNAAIEAARAGEAGRGFAVVAEEVRKLAEQSAGATQNIEEIIEKMGNEIEHAVQSVGNASEEVKKGSETVYNTQQGFVAINEKLMSVKEGISQIAASVKEMAQGTEGMVAGVQNISAIAEETSSSAQMVAASAEEQNASMHEINSSAGALSTMAGELKQIATQFKI